Genomic DNA from Thermotoga sp.:
AAACGTGTGATCGAAACCGACAGGGCACCTAAGGCCATAGGACCCTACTCTCAGGCGATAGTCGTTGGTAACATGATGTTCGTCTCCGGACAGATCCCTGTGGATCCCAAAACGGGTGAGATCGTGGATGGTACCATCGAAGAAAAAACAGAGCAAGTCTTGGAAAACTTGAAAGCAATTCTGGAAGCTGGGGGATTTTCTTTGGAAGACGTGGTGAAGGTGACGATATTCACCACCAGTATCGACTTTTTTCCAAAGGTCAACGAGGTGTACTCGCGTTACTTCTCTTCACACAAACCCGCCAGATCCTTCGTGTCAGTCGCCCAGCTTCCAAAGAACGTGGAGATAGAGATAGAAGCCATAGCTGTGAAGGAAGGGGAGTGAACGATGTACCTTCAGGACGTGATAATGAAACTGAACGAATTCTGGGCTTCCAAAGGATGCCTCCTGGAGCAGCCCTACGATTTGGAGGTGGGTGCTGGAACTTTTCATCCTGCAACCTTCTTTGGGAGTTTGAGAAAGGGAACGTGGAAGGTCGCTTACATTCAACCTAGTAGAAGGCCAGCTGATGGGAGGTACGGTGAAAATCCAAACAGGCTTCAAAGATATTTCCAGTATCAGGTGGTAATAAAGCCTTCCCCTGGGAACTCTCAGGAGCTGTATCTGGAATCTCTGGAATACCTGGGTGTGGACCTCAGGAAACACGATGTGAGGTTCGTGGAAGACAACTGGGAATCTCCCACACTTGGAGCTTGGGGAGTTGGGTGGGAAGTGTGGTTGGATGGCATGGAGATCACGCAGTTCACCTACTTCCAACAGATAGGCGGTATCTCCCTGAAGGAAATACCTCTCGAGATCACCTACGGCCTTGAAAGGATTGCTATGTATTTGCAGGGGGTCAACAACATCTTCGAGGTGAAGTGGAACGAGCACGTAAAATACGGAGATGTTTTTCTTGAGAACGAGAGAGAATTTTCCTTCTTCAATTTCGAAGAAGCAAATGTGGACCTTCTGTTTAGACATTTCGAGGAATTTGAAAGGGAGTTCTACAGACTCATAGAGAAGAGGCTCTATCTTCCCGCTTACGATTACGTGTTGAAGTGTTCGCACACTTTCAATCTTTTGGACGCTCGAGGAGCGATAAGCGTGTCTCAGAGACAGGCGTACGTGAAGAGAATCCAGGCGATGGCGCGGAAGGTCGCAAAAGTCTTCCTGGAGGTGCAGGAGCATGAGAACAGCCCTGCTTGAAATCGGACTCGAAGAACTTCCGGCGAGTGAATTTCATAGTATTCTAGAACAGCTCGAAACGAAAACAAAAGAGTTGCTAAAAGCAAACAGAATTCTATGTGATTCGGTGGAGGTATTCGTTGGTAGCAGGCGTTTTGGTGTCCTTCTCCGTGGTCTTCCGGAAAAACAGGAAGGTTTCGTGGAGGAGAAAAAAGGTCCTCCTTTGAACGTAGCCTACAATA
This window encodes:
- a CDS encoding RidA family protein gives rise to the protein MKRVIETDRAPKAIGPYSQAIVVGNMMFVSGQIPVDPKTGEIVDGTIEEKTEQVLENLKAILEAGGFSLEDVVKVTIFTTSIDFFPKVNEVYSRYFSSHKPARSFVSVAQLPKNVEIEIEAIAVKEGE
- a CDS encoding glycine--tRNA ligase subunit alpha translates to MYLQDVIMKLNEFWASKGCLLEQPYDLEVGAGTFHPATFFGSLRKGTWKVAYIQPSRRPADGRYGENPNRLQRYFQYQVVIKPSPGNSQELYLESLEYLGVDLRKHDVRFVEDNWESPTLGAWGVGWEVWLDGMEITQFTYFQQIGGISLKEIPLEITYGLERIAMYLQGVNNIFEVKWNEHVKYGDVFLENEREFSFFNFEEANVDLLFRHFEEFEREFYRLIEKRLYLPAYDYVLKCSHTFNLLDARGAISVSQRQAYVKRIQAMARKVAKVFLEVQEHENSPA